A region of Streptomyces halobius DNA encodes the following proteins:
- a CDS encoding O-acetyl-ADP-ribose deacetylase — protein MSTSPPSRSAPALTLVQGDITEQAVDAVVNAANSSLMGGGGVDGAIHRRGGPEILAECRALRASKYGRGLPTGEAVATTAGRLPARWVIHTVGPVYAASEDRSDLLASCYRASLRVADELGARTVAFPAISAGIYGWPMDDAARIAVQTVCDTETAVEEVCFVLFDEHAYAAFAAQVQ, from the coding sequence ATGAGCACCTCGCCGCCCTCCCGTTCCGCCCCCGCCCTCACCCTCGTCCAGGGCGATATCACCGAACAGGCCGTGGACGCTGTAGTCAACGCAGCCAACTCCTCGCTCATGGGCGGAGGGGGAGTGGACGGCGCGATCCACCGGCGCGGCGGACCGGAGATCCTCGCCGAGTGCCGCGCCCTGCGCGCCTCGAAGTACGGCCGCGGCCTGCCCACCGGCGAGGCCGTCGCCACCACCGCCGGCCGGCTGCCCGCCCGGTGGGTCATCCACACGGTCGGCCCGGTGTACGCCGCCTCCGAGGACCGCAGCGACCTGCTGGCCTCCTGCTACCGTGCATCGCTGCGGGTCGCCGACGAACTGGGCGCGCGGACGGTCGCGTTCCCGGCCATCTCCGCCGGCATCTACGGCTGGCCCATGGACGACGCCGCCCGCATCGCCGTCCAGACGGTGTGCGACACGGAAACGGCCGTGGAGGAGGTGTGCTTCGTCCTCTTCGACGAGCACGCGTATGCGGCGTTCGCGGCGCAGGTGCAGTGA
- the dhaM gene encoding dihydroxyacetone kinase phosphoryl donor subunit DhaM — MTPLVGIVLVSHSAEIAHGIQSLVGQLGSGQVVVAAAGGMEDGGIGTSYARIRDALRTADTGAGVLVLPDLGSSVLTARLVLEDHPEIQAVLADAPFVEGAVAATVSAACGADLSTVAKEAEEARHISKF, encoded by the coding sequence TGTCGCACAGCGCGGAGATCGCCCACGGCATACAGTCCCTGGTCGGACAGCTCGGTTCCGGCCAAGTCGTCGTCGCCGCGGCCGGCGGTATGGAAGACGGTGGTATCGGGACGAGTTACGCCCGCATCCGCGACGCACTGCGCACCGCCGATACCGGCGCCGGCGTGCTGGTCCTCCCGGACCTGGGGAGCTCGGTCCTCACCGCACGCCTCGTCCTGGAGGACCACCCGGAGATCCAAGCCGTCCTGGCCGACGCCCCGTTCGTCGAGGGCGCCGTCGCAGCCACCGTGTCGGCCGCATGCGGCGCCGATCTGTCCACCGTCGCCAAGGAGGCCGAAGAGGCGCGCCATATCAGCAAGTTCTGA